Proteins co-encoded in one Acidobacteriota bacterium genomic window:
- a CDS encoding SDR family oxidoreductase — MTEELKGQIAVVTGAARGIGAAIGRQLASMGATVVLAARDQSLLEQVKHEIENAGGAAEAMELDLLVESSVTSLAKSVEARHRRCDILVNNAGVGLLGKPLTELAPSEWDTMMGTNLRGPYLMIRAFAPMMIAARSGHIVNISSLTGHNPFPNGAAYSASKWGLNGLTYSVAEELRPHNVRVSAVAPGSVNTGFSTSNKNGDKKIQPEDVARVVAMLVTQSPQSFVSEVLMRPTQKS; from the coding sequence ATGACAGAAGAACTCAAAGGACAGATCGCCGTCGTAACCGGAGCCGCGCGCGGCATCGGTGCCGCAATCGGCAGGCAGCTTGCCTCCATGGGAGCGACCGTAGTTTTGGCCGCACGCGATCAGTCCCTTCTCGAACAGGTTAAGCACGAGATAGAAAACGCCGGCGGAGCAGCCGAAGCCATGGAACTCGACCTTCTCGTCGAGTCCTCTGTTACCAGCCTCGCAAAATCTGTCGAAGCCCGTCACCGCCGCTGCGATATCCTCGTGAACAACGCGGGAGTCGGCCTGCTCGGCAAGCCGCTCACTGAGCTCGCCCCCTCGGAGTGGGACACAATGATGGGCACAAACCTGCGCGGCCCCTACCTGATGATCCGCGCGTTTGCGCCAATGATGATCGCCGCGCGCTCCGGCCACATCGTGAATATCTCATCGCTCACCGGCCACAACCCCTTCCCCAACGGAGCAGCCTACTCTGCATCAAAGTGGGGGCTCAACGGCCTCACCTACTCCGTCGCCGAAGAGCTGCGCCCGCACAACGTCCGCGTCTCCGCCGTCGCTCCCGGATCGGTCAACACTGGCTTCTCGACCAGCAATAAGAATGGCGACAAAAAGATTCAGCCCGAAGACGTAGCTCGCGTCGTGGCCATGCTCGTCACGCAGTCGCCGCAGTCTTTTGTCAGCGAAGTCCTGATGCGCCCAACGCAGAAATCCTAG
- a CDS encoding deoxyribonuclease IV has protein sequence MAANTKKRIGVHVGTGGGVWTAVDRAVAAGANTFQIFSASPRMWKASPVKAADAAKMAELRAKHDVGPVAIHASYLINLCSQTESVRDNSTKAFRGEVERALALGAEYLVLHPGSWKGLTREEGLTLAAQSIEKAIEGIDFAGKNFRILIENTAGAEFSLGGKLEQVAELVECLKACAPVAVCLDTCHVHVAGYDIVTADGYIETMKLIESTVSFDEVKVWHCNDAKAAMGSKLDRHEHIGEGTIGAAAFGRLLKEPKFAHCAFIAETPVDAPGDEARNVGVLRALSAG, from the coding sequence ATGGCAGCGAATACGAAGAAGCGAATTGGTGTGCATGTAGGCACAGGCGGCGGTGTGTGGACGGCGGTGGATCGCGCGGTTGCGGCGGGGGCGAATACGTTCCAGATATTTTCGGCGAGCCCGCGGATGTGGAAGGCGTCGCCGGTAAAGGCTGCGGACGCGGCGAAGATGGCTGAGTTGCGCGCGAAGCATGATGTTGGTCCGGTCGCCATTCATGCGAGCTATCTGATCAACCTGTGCAGCCAGACGGAGAGCGTGAGGGACAACTCGACGAAGGCGTTTCGTGGCGAGGTGGAGAGGGCGCTGGCGCTGGGGGCGGAGTACCTGGTGCTGCATCCGGGGAGCTGGAAGGGGCTGACTCGCGAAGAGGGGCTGACGCTGGCGGCGCAGTCGATTGAGAAGGCCATCGAGGGGATCGACTTTGCGGGGAAGAACTTCAGGATACTGATTGAAAATACCGCTGGCGCCGAGTTCTCGCTGGGTGGCAAGCTGGAGCAGGTGGCCGAGCTGGTGGAGTGCCTGAAGGCGTGCGCTCCGGTGGCGGTGTGTCTCGACACCTGCCATGTGCATGTGGCGGGTTACGACATTGTGACGGCCGATGGCTACATCGAGACGATGAAGCTGATCGAGTCGACGGTGAGCTTCGACGAGGTGAAGGTGTGGCACTGCAACGACGCGAAGGCGGCGATGGGGTCGAAGCTGGACCGGCATGAACACATCGGCGAGGGAACGATTGGGGCCGCGGCATTTGGCCGGCTGCTGAAGGAGCCGAAGTTTGCACACTGCGCGTTTATTGCGGAGACGCCGGTAGATGCTCCGGGTGACGAGGCGAGGAATGTCGGGGTGCTGCGGGCGCTTTCTGCGGGGTGA